The Gadus chalcogrammus isolate NIFS_2021 chromosome 10, NIFS_Gcha_1.0, whole genome shotgun sequence genome contains a region encoding:
- the gabrp gene encoding gamma-aminobutyric acid receptor subunit pi — protein sequence MLFHPLSLTSGCMFPGQHWGEWNDSQLHPTIQKLMKGYNKYLRPNFNEGPVEIGMSLDIASIDAISEINMDYTATIFLRQRWRDSRLVFPGNGNESVSVDGRLVSLLWIPDTFIPDSKRSFLHDVTVENRLIRIFSNGTVLYALRITATIACNMDLTKYPMDRQVCTLQLESWGYNLQDVVFYWTRGNDSVKGLDTLRLAQYSIESYYTSVSEAVYETGNYPKLVLHFALRRNVLFFILETYVPSTLLVVLSWVSFWISQSSVPARTCIGVTTVLTMTTLMMGARTSLPNANCFIKAIDVYLGICFTFIFGALLEYACAHFCTMQHQTLEELQRDLLRDFRESNGSGSILPARCIQPQQPVEIASCADEEDEREDGGRTRHPKAKSPDVASHQTGLKVRRPGGCVDGRCMSSVRQASRTVAHVFSVENPHNIDRHSRSVFPLAFLFVNVLYWLYYLCL from the exons ATGCTCTTTCACCCTCTTTCACTGACCAGTGGGTGCATGTTTCCTGGGCAACACTGGGGAGAATGGAACGACTCCCAGCTCCATCCGACCATCCAGAAGCTGATGAAGGGATATAATAAATACCTCAGACCCAACTTTAATG AGGGGCCTGTGGAAATCGGAATGAGCCTGGACATCGCCAGCATAGATGCCATCTCTGAGATCAAtatg GACTACACCGCCACCATCTTCCTGCGGCAGCGGTGGCGGGACAGCCGGTTGGTGTTCCCCGGGAACGGGAACGAGAGCGTGAGCGTCGACGGGCGGCTGGTATCCCTGCTGTGGATCCCGGACACCTTCATCCCGGACTCCAAGCGCTCGTTCCTGCACGACGTCACTGTGGAGAACCGGCTGATCCGCATCTTCAGCAACGGCACCGTCCTCTACGCACTCCG CATCACAGCCACCATAGCCTGTAACATGGACCTGACCAAGTACCCCATGGACAGACAGGTGTGCACCCTGCAGCTGGAGAGCT GGGGATACAACCTGCAGGACGTGGTGTTCTACTGGACCCGGGGCAATGATTCGGTCAAAGGCCTGGACACGCTGAGGTTGGCCCAGTACAGCATAGAGAGCTACTATACTTCAGTGTCTGAGGCTGTGTACGAGACAG GAAATTACCCCAAGCTGGTCCTGCACTTTGCTCTCCGTAGGAACGTCTTGTTCTTCATCCTGGAGACCTACGTTCCCTCCACCCTGCTGGTGGTTCTCTCCTGGGTATCCTTCTGGATCAGCCAGTCCTCGGTTCCGGCCAGGACCTGCATCG GCGTGACCACCGTCCTCACCATGACCACGCTGATGATGGGCGCTCGCACCTCCCTCCCCAACGCCAACTGCTTCATCAAGGCCATCGACGTGTACCTGGGCATCTGCTTCACCTTCATCTTCGGCGCCCTGCTGGAGTACGCCTGCGCCCACTTCTGCACCATGCAGCACCAGACCCTGGAGGAACTGCAACGG GATCTCCTGAGAGACTTTAGAGAATCGAACGGAAGCGGATCCATCCTCCCGGCACGCTGCATCCAACCCCAACAGCCGGTGGAGATCGCCTCATGCGCTGATGAGGAAGACGAGAGGGAGGACGGGGGGCGAACTCGCCATCCTAAAGCAAAGAGCCCTGACGTCGCCTCCCACCAAACAGGGTTAAAGGTCAGGAGGCCAGGCGGTTGCGTGGACGGCCGCTGCATGTCGTCAGTGAGGCAGGCCTCGCGCACGGTGGCGCACGTCTTCAGCGTGGAGAACCCGCACAATATCGACCGCCACTCGCGCTCGGTTTTCCCCCTGGCTTTCCTGTTCGTCAACGTGCTGTACTGGCTTTACTACCTCTGCCTCTGA